One stretch of Gadus macrocephalus chromosome 12, ASM3116895v1 DNA includes these proteins:
- the lrrc7 gene encoding leucine-rich repeat-containing protein 7 isoform X2 has product MDHYSTLQLQCLEMTTKRKLIGRLVPCRCFRGEEEVISVLDYSHCSLQQVPKEIFSFERTLEELYLDANQIEELPKQLFNCQALKKLSMPDNDLSNLPPSIASLVNLKELDISKNGIQEFPDNIKCCKGLSVVEASVNPIAKLPEGFTQLLNLTQLFLNDAFLEYLPANFGRLSKLRILELRENHLKTMPKSIHRLSQLERLDLGSNEFSEMPEVLEQIHNLKELWMDNNSLQSIPGSLGKLRQLRYLDLAKNRIETLDTDISGCENLEDLLLSSNMLQHLPDSIGMLKKMTTLKVDDNQLTSLPNTIGSVKAKHGLSLLEELDVSCNELESLPSSIGYLHNLRTFAADENFLTELPREIGNCRNVTVMSLRSNKLEFLPDEIGQMTKLRVLNLSDNRLRNLPFTFTKLKDLAALWLSDNQSKALIPLQTEAHPETKQRVLTNYMFPQQPRHDEDYQSDSDSFNPALWEEQRQQRMTVAFDFEEKKEEEDNSGKVKVEINLKRYPTPYPEDLKNMVKSVQSLVGKNVHGGHVHQHQHQLSTGTATSAGTNIEHTHLSQEPYDPPWPLPPKEVTDRDMQDFSQTQLMDQGSIHNSGIDIPKRKDKEELTESSEDSMGGSPNDIRISDMRPTLVEPPMYKPKVVLLGKDKKESTDEEVDKMHCLNHSGSSATYSDYSPSQGSSGSSNPPGGTHPHPHPHALSHAHAHAQAHTRSHTPTLPTPGKEQAPQTHWTNRLAQSFPKPIDSKPLLSQRETPPSGTLQQHGDRRPLSEPFDWSEAPHYDNTGFDAEESPMDSQTPAGSHGNPPLGSKPRSQSAHGRRPLLRQERIVGVPLELDTQTLPFHSNQRSNPDSNPPPPAPPPPQNPWQNWTRTPSPFEDRTAFPSKLDLTPSSSPNPDRKELESRLEQAGASPLPGNWSYHDNQEQNRKEQLSVGGGNKVTVVMSKSSERLSPMMKEMRSKFKKSQSIDEIDMGSYKVYSIPMDSYSSSIEQQASLERPDLHGSMEQSNMSRSQSAPMLDDEMGFSGNASSNHNHSQQGGGQKPAIPHKAYHFDHNYNPQVTMDRRAPPPFPTTPDYANHSGKALEYMNQPGKTLPKDMVSPRYRGYPPLEMFSFPQPPINQEGPPPQQQQQQQQQQQQQQQQQQPIPSQRSRPGFLRRADSLVSSTELALFRRVHEAQQEALQESQYRQQAEPPHYGRSLAYSTLMDHSSALANMAESQGQLMHNKRNGRYDDDYSAYQEQKKPMIGYPTKSLTQRRPLSARSYSTETYGASQARPVSARPTMAALLEKMPPDYTLATCPEKPSEDTIKVRPGPQPKPGDITSKMPADWRQQLLRHIEAKRMDRSGVLKHNTLTLGMLCQGGVHAQGRSSTLNFNLYNNIKHAPPAGQWLPLPPPPSATATPQQGAMLDNDQEGGTASSQWALYSLGRRDVPPDNVMKKNVHAHNPSHQQHNTMMVTSSSGSSATPPHRGMGQQGYEGGAINKGGQYQQGMVMAISPSGGGGQYQALPLALTSPSQPYPGGGVSMSMTPSGNQPQYASHPPSLPATNPQYHSNHGNHGNHGNHGNHGNQGMVHSGQAGMGTHTNPRPQSARCLLQTKGQKSIDGFQDQMCVRIEKNPGLGFSISGGISGQGNPFKPSDMGIFVTRVQPDGPASASLRPGDKILQANGHSFLHMEHETAVSLLKSFRWAVDLVVLRDSSTC; this is encoded by the exons caactgtTCAACTGCCAGGCCCTGAAGAAGCTCAGCATGCCTGACAATGACCTGTCCAACCTGCCCCCCTCCATCGCAAGCCTGGTCAACCTCAAAGAGCTGGACATCAGTAAAAATG gtatcCAGGAGTTCCCAGACAATATCAAGTGTTGTAAAGGCCTGTCTGTGGTTGAGGCCAGCGTCAACCCAATTGCCAA ACTCCCAGAGGGGTTCACCCAGCTCCTGAATCTGACCCAGCTCTTCCTCAACGATGCCTTTCTGGAGTATCTCCCTGCTAATTTTGGAAG aCTCTCCAAGCTACGGATCCTGGAGCTACGAGAAAACCATCTAAAAACAATGCCAAA GTCCATCCACAGACTGTCCCAGCTGGAACGGCTGGATCTGGGGAGCAACGAGTTCTCTGAGATG CCAGAGGTATTGGAACAGATCCATAACCTGAAGGAACTGTGGATGGACAATAATTCTCTACAGTCAATACCAGGG TCACTAGGTAAATTGCGGCAGCTTCGCTACTTGGACTTGGCCAAGAACCGCATCGAGACGTTAGACACAGACATCTCAGGCTGTGAGAACCTCGAAGACCTCCTACTGTCCTCCAATATGCTGCAGCACCTCCCGGACTCTATag gAATGTTGAAGAAAATGACGACACTGAAGGTAGACGACAACCAGCTGACCTCACTGCCTAACACCATCGggag TGTGAAGGCCAAGCATGG tctGTCTCTGCTGGAGGAGTTGGACGTCAGCTGTAACGAGCTGGAATCGCTGCCCTCGTCCATCGGGTACCTGCACAACCTGAGAACCTTCGCCGCCGACGAGAACTTCCTCACGGAGCTGcccagagag ATCGGTAACTGTAGAAATGTCACCGTGATGTCGCTACGGTCGAACAAACTGGAGTTCCTGCCCGATGAGATCGGACAGATGACCAAACTACGGGTTCTCAACCTCAGCGATAACAG gttaaGGAATCTGCCCTTTACCTTCACTAAGTTGAAGGACCTAGCAGCTTTATGGCTCTCTGACAATCAG tcCAAGGCCCTGATCCCCCTCCAGACGGAGGCCCACCCAGAAACCAAGCAGAGGGTCCTGACGAACTACATGTTCCCCCAGCAGCCTCGCCATGATGAGG ACTACCAGTCGGACAGCGACAGCTTCAACCCGGCTCTGTGGGAGGAGCAGCGGCAGCAGAGGATGACGGTCGCCTTCGACtttgaggagaagaaggaggaggaggacaactcTGGGAAGGTCAAG GTGGAGATCAACCTGAAGCGTTACCCCACCCCGTACCCCGAGGACCTGAAGAACATGGTCAAGTCGGTGCAAAGCCTTGTGGGTAAGAACGTGCACGGCGGCCACgtgcaccagcaccagcaccagctcaGCACGGGCACCGCCACCTCGGCCGGCACCaacatagaacacacacacctgagccaGGAGCCCTACGACCCCCCCTGGCCGCTCCCCCCCAAAGAG gttACAGACAGAGACATGCAGGACTTCTCTCAGACCCAGCTAATGGATCAGGGATCGATCCATAACTCTGGAATCGATATTCCTAAAAGGAAGGACAAGGAGGAGCTCACAGAGAGCTCCGAG gactcCATGGGTGGATCTCCAAACGACATCCGTATCTCTGACATGAGACCCACCCTGGTAGAGCCCCCGATGTACAAACCCAAAGTGGTGCTTCTGGGCAAGGACAAGAAAG AGTCGACTGACGAGGAGGTGGACAAGATGCACTGCCTGAACCACAGCGGTTCCTCGGCCACCTACTCGGACTACTCCCCGTCGCAGGGCTCCTCGGGGTCCTCCAACCCCCCCGGGGGCacgcacccccacccccacccccacgcgctctcacacgcacacgcgcacgcgcaggcacacacgcgcTCGCACACGCCCACCCTGCCGACGCCCGGCAAGGAGCAGGCGCCACAGACCCACTGGACCAAcag ATTGGCTCAGTCCTTCCCCAAGCCCATTGACTCCAAGCCCCTGCTTTCTCAAAGGGAAACCCCTCCATCAGGCACCTTGCAGCAGCACGGAGACCGACGCCCACTCAGCGAGCCCTTTGATTGGTCAGAAGCGCCGCACTACGACAACACAGGTTTCGATGCCGAAGAATCTCCCATGGATTCCCAGACCCCCGCCGGTAGCCACGGTAACCCCCCGCTGGGCTCCAAACCCCGCAGCCAATCGGCACACGGTCGCCGCCCCCTCCTGCGGCAGGAGCGAATCGTGGGGGTTCCTTTGGAGCTGGACACCCAGACCCTCCCCTTCCACAGCAACCAGCGCTCCAACCCCGACAGcaaccccccgcccccggcccccccgcccccccagaaCCCCTGGCAGAACTGGACCCGCACGCCCAGCCCCTTCGAGGACCGGACCGCCTTCCCCTCCAAGCTGGACCTCACGCCCTCGTCCAGCCCCAACCCCGACCGCAAGGAGCTGGAGTCCAG GCTGGAGCAGGCAGGGGCCAGCCCACTGCCTGGCAACTGgagttaccatgacaaccaggAGCAGAACAGGAAGGAGCAGCTGAGTGTCGGCGGGGGCAACAAGGTAACGGTGGTGATGAGCAAGAGCTCGGAGCGCCTGTCGCCCATGATGAAGGAGATGCGCTCCAAGTTCAAGAAGTCCCAGAGCATCGACGAGATCGACATGGGCTCCTACAAGGTCTACAG CATTCCCATGGACAGCTACAGCTCGTCCATCGAGCAGCAGGCCAGCCTGGAGCGGCCGGACCTTCACGGCTCCATGGAGCAGAGCAACATGTCGCGCTCCCAGTCCGCCCCCATGCTGGACGACGAGATGGGCTTCAGCGGGAACGCCTCCAGCAACCACAACCACAGCCAGCAGGGCGGCGGCCAGAAGCCCGCCATCCCCCACAAGGCGTACCACTTCGACCACAACTACAACCCCCAG GTGACCATGGACCGCAGGGCTCCGCCCCCTTTCCCGACCACGCCCGACTACGCCAACCACTCAGGGAAGGCCCTGGAGTACATGAACCAGCCGGGCAAGACCCTCCCCAAAGACATGGTGAGCCCCCGTTACCGCGGCTACCCGCCTCTGGAGATGTTCTCCTTCCCCCAGCCGCCAATCAACCAGGAGGGCCcgcccccccagcagcagcagcagcagcagcagcagcagcagcagcagcagcagcagcagcagccaatcCCGTCGCAGCGCTCCCGGCCGGGGTTCCTGCGGCGGGCCGACTCCCTGGTGAGCTCCACGGAGCTGGCCCTGTTCCGCAGGGTCCACGAGGCCCAGCAGGAGGCGCTGCAGGAGTCCCAGTACCGGCAGCAG gccgAGCCCCCCCACTACGGTCGCTCCCTGGCCTACTCCACCCTCATGGACCACTCCTCTGCCCTCGCCAACATGGCCGAGAGCCAGGGCCAGCTCATGCACAACAAGAGGAACGGTCGCTACGACGACGACTACTCTGCGTACCAGGAGCAGAAGAAGCCCATGATTGGCTACCCGACCAAGAGCCTGACTCAGCGTCGCCCCCTGTCGGCCAGGAGCTACAGCACAGAGACCTACGGCGCTTCCCAG GCGCGTCCGGTCTCCGCACGGCCCACCATGGCCGCCCTGCTGGAGAAGATGCCCCCCGACTACACGCTGGCCACCTGCCCCGAGAAGCCCTCCGAGGACACCATCAAGGTGCGGCCCGGGCCGCAGCCCAAGCCCGGTGACATCACCTCCAAGATGCCCGCCGACTGGAGGCAGCAGCTGCTCCGACACATCGAAGCCAAGAGGATGGACCGG AGTGGTGTCCTAAAGCACAACACGCTCACCCTGGGCATGCTCTGTCAGGGCGGGGTTCACGCCCAGGGCCGCAGCAGCACTTTGAACTTTAACCTTTacaataacattaagcatgcgccccctgctggccagtGGCTGCCACTACCGCCTCCTCCATCCGCTACCGCT aCGCCTCAGCAGGGTGCCATGCTGGACAACGACCAGGAGGGGGGGACAGCGAGCAGCCAGTGGGCTCTCTACTCCCTCGGCAGGCGGGACGTGCCGCCTGATAACGTCATGAAGAAG aATGTCCACGCCCACAACCCCTCCCACCAGCAGCACAACACCATGATGGTCACCTCCTCTTCCGGCTcctcggccacgccccctcaCCGCGGGATGGGCCAGCAGGGCTACGAGGGCGGGGCCATCAACAAGGGCGGCCAGTACCAGCAGGGGATGGTCATGGCCATCTCGCCCTCTGGGGGCGGGGGCCAATACCAAG CCCTGCCCCTCGCACTGACCTCTCCCAGCCAGCCCTACCCCGGCGGGGGGGTGTCCATGTCCATGACCCCCTCCGGCAACCAGCCCCAGTACGCCTCGCACCCGCCCTCCCTGCCGGCCACCAACCCCCAGTACCACAGTAACCACGGCAACCACGGCAACCACGGCAACCACGGCAACCACGGCAACCAGGGCATGGTCCACAGCGGACAGGCGGGCATGGGGACCCACACCAACCCGCGGCCCCAGAGCGCGCGCTGCCTCCTGCAGACCAAAGGGCAGAAGAGCATCGACGGCTTCCAGGACCAG atGTGCGTGCGGATAGAGAAGAACCCCGGTCTGGGTTTCAGTATCTCGGGGGGCATCAGCGGGCAGGGGAACCCCTTCAAGCCCTCCGACATG GGTATCTTTGTTACTAGGGTACAGCCTGACGGACCAGCCTCTGCCTCCCTGCGGCCGGGGGACAAGATCCTGCAG GCTAATGGACATAGTTTTTTACACATGGAGCACGAGACAGCCGTCTCTCTGCTGAAGAGCTTCCGGTGGGCGGTGGACTTGGTGGTTCTGAGGGACAGCAGCACATGCTAA
- the lrrc7 gene encoding leucine-rich repeat-containing protein 7 isoform X7, which yields MDHYSTLQLQCLEMTTKRKLIGRLVPCRCFRGEEEVISVLDYSHCSLQQVPKEIFSFERTLEELYLDANQIEELPKQLFNCQALKKLSMPDNDLSNLPPSIASLVNLKELDISKNGIQEFPDNIKCCKGLSVVEASVNPIAKLPEGFTQLLNLTQLFLNDAFLEYLPANFGRLSKLRILELRENHLKTMPKSIHRLSQLERLDLGSNEFSEMPEVLEQIHNLKELWMDNNSLQSIPGSLGKLRQLRYLDLAKNRIETLDTDISGCENLEDLLLSSNMLQHLPDSIGMLKKMTTLKVDDNQLTSLPNTIGSVKAKHGLSLLEELDVSCNELESLPSSIGYLHNLRTFAADENFLTELPREIGNCRNVTVMSLRSNKLEFLPDEIGQMTKLRVLNLSDNRLRNLPFTFTKLKDLAALWLSDNQSKALIPLQTEAHPETKQRVLTNYMFPQQPRHDEDYQSDSDSFNPALWEEQRQQRMTVAFDFEEKKEEEDNSGKVKVEINLKRYPTPYPEDLKNMVKSVQSLVGKNVHGGHVHQHQHQLSTGTATSAGTNIEHTHLSQEPYDPPWPLPPKEVTDRDMQDFSQTQLMDQGSIHNSGIDIPKRKDKEELTESSEDSMGGSPNDIRISDMRPTLVEPPMYKPKVVLLGKDKKESTDEEVDKMHCLNHSGSSATYSDYSPSQGSSGSSNPPGGTHPHPHPHALSHAHAHAQAHTRSHTPTLPTPGKEQAPQTHWTNRETPPSGTLQQHGDRRPLSEPFDWSEAPHYDNTGFDAEESPMDSQTPAGSHGNPPLGSKPRSQSAHGRRPLLRQERIVGVPLELDTQTLPFHSNQRSNPDSNPPPPAPPPPQNPWQNWTRTPSPFEDRTAFPSKLDLTPSSSPNPDRKELESRLEQAGASPLPGNWSYHDNQEQNRKEQLSVGGGNKVTVVMSKSSERLSPMMKEMRSKFKKSQSIDEIDMGSYKVYSIPMDSYSSSIEQQASLERPDLHGSMEQSNMSRSQSAPMLDDEMGFSGNASSNHNHSQQGGGQKPAIPHKAYHFDHNYNPQQVTMDRRAPPPFPTTPDYANHSGKALEYMNQPGKTLPKDMVSPRYRGYPPLEMFSFPQPPINQEGPPPQQQQQQQQQQQQQQQQQQPIPSQRSRPGFLRRADSLVSSTELALFRRVHEAQQEALQESQYRQQAEPPHYGRSLAYSTLMDHSSALANMAESQGQLMHNKRNGRYDDDYSAYQEQKKPMIGYPTKSLTQRRPLSARSYSTETYGASQARPVSARPTMAALLEKMPPDYTLATCPEKPSEDTIKVRPGPQPKPGDITSKMPADWRQQLLRHIEAKRMDRSGVLKHNTLTLGMLCQGGVHAQGRSSTLNFNLYNNIKHAPPAGQWLPLPPPPSATATPQQGAMLDNDQEGGTASSQWALYSLGRRDVPPDNVMKKNVHAHNPSHQQHNTMMVTSSSGSSATPPHRGMGQQGYEGGAINKGGQYQQGMVMAISPSGGGGQYQALPLALTSPSQPYPGGGVSMSMTPSGNQPQYASHPPSLPATNPQYHSNHGNHGNHGNHGNHGNQGMVHSGQAGMGTHTNPRPQSARCLLQTKGQKSIDGFQDQMCVRIEKNPGLGFSISGGISGQGNPFKPSDMGIFVTRVQPDGPASASLRPGDKILQANGHSFLHMEHETAVSLLKSFRWAVDLVVLRDSSTC from the exons caactgtTCAACTGCCAGGCCCTGAAGAAGCTCAGCATGCCTGACAATGACCTGTCCAACCTGCCCCCCTCCATCGCAAGCCTGGTCAACCTCAAAGAGCTGGACATCAGTAAAAATG gtatcCAGGAGTTCCCAGACAATATCAAGTGTTGTAAAGGCCTGTCTGTGGTTGAGGCCAGCGTCAACCCAATTGCCAA ACTCCCAGAGGGGTTCACCCAGCTCCTGAATCTGACCCAGCTCTTCCTCAACGATGCCTTTCTGGAGTATCTCCCTGCTAATTTTGGAAG aCTCTCCAAGCTACGGATCCTGGAGCTACGAGAAAACCATCTAAAAACAATGCCAAA GTCCATCCACAGACTGTCCCAGCTGGAACGGCTGGATCTGGGGAGCAACGAGTTCTCTGAGATG CCAGAGGTATTGGAACAGATCCATAACCTGAAGGAACTGTGGATGGACAATAATTCTCTACAGTCAATACCAGGG TCACTAGGTAAATTGCGGCAGCTTCGCTACTTGGACTTGGCCAAGAACCGCATCGAGACGTTAGACACAGACATCTCAGGCTGTGAGAACCTCGAAGACCTCCTACTGTCCTCCAATATGCTGCAGCACCTCCCGGACTCTATag gAATGTTGAAGAAAATGACGACACTGAAGGTAGACGACAACCAGCTGACCTCACTGCCTAACACCATCGggag TGTGAAGGCCAAGCATGG tctGTCTCTGCTGGAGGAGTTGGACGTCAGCTGTAACGAGCTGGAATCGCTGCCCTCGTCCATCGGGTACCTGCACAACCTGAGAACCTTCGCCGCCGACGAGAACTTCCTCACGGAGCTGcccagagag ATCGGTAACTGTAGAAATGTCACCGTGATGTCGCTACGGTCGAACAAACTGGAGTTCCTGCCCGATGAGATCGGACAGATGACCAAACTACGGGTTCTCAACCTCAGCGATAACAG gttaaGGAATCTGCCCTTTACCTTCACTAAGTTGAAGGACCTAGCAGCTTTATGGCTCTCTGACAATCAG tcCAAGGCCCTGATCCCCCTCCAGACGGAGGCCCACCCAGAAACCAAGCAGAGGGTCCTGACGAACTACATGTTCCCCCAGCAGCCTCGCCATGATGAGG ACTACCAGTCGGACAGCGACAGCTTCAACCCGGCTCTGTGGGAGGAGCAGCGGCAGCAGAGGATGACGGTCGCCTTCGACtttgaggagaagaaggaggaggaggacaactcTGGGAAGGTCAAG GTGGAGATCAACCTGAAGCGTTACCCCACCCCGTACCCCGAGGACCTGAAGAACATGGTCAAGTCGGTGCAAAGCCTTGTGGGTAAGAACGTGCACGGCGGCCACgtgcaccagcaccagcaccagctcaGCACGGGCACCGCCACCTCGGCCGGCACCaacatagaacacacacacctgagccaGGAGCCCTACGACCCCCCCTGGCCGCTCCCCCCCAAAGAG gttACAGACAGAGACATGCAGGACTTCTCTCAGACCCAGCTAATGGATCAGGGATCGATCCATAACTCTGGAATCGATATTCCTAAAAGGAAGGACAAGGAGGAGCTCACAGAGAGCTCCGAG gactcCATGGGTGGATCTCCAAACGACATCCGTATCTCTGACATGAGACCCACCCTGGTAGAGCCCCCGATGTACAAACCCAAAGTGGTGCTTCTGGGCAAGGACAAGAAAG AGTCGACTGACGAGGAGGTGGACAAGATGCACTGCCTGAACCACAGCGGTTCCTCGGCCACCTACTCGGACTACTCCCCGTCGCAGGGCTCCTCGGGGTCCTCCAACCCCCCCGGGGGCacgcacccccacccccacccccacgcgctctcacacgcacacgcgcacgcgcaggcacacacgcgcTCGCACACGCCCACCCTGCCGACGCCCGGCAAGGAGCAGGCGCCACAGACCCACTGGACCAAcag GGAAACCCCTCCATCAGGCACCTTGCAGCAGCACGGAGACCGACGCCCACTCAGCGAGCCCTTTGATTGGTCAGAAGCGCCGCACTACGACAACACAGGTTTCGATGCCGAAGAATCTCCCATGGATTCCCAGACCCCCGCCGGTAGCCACGGTAACCCCCCGCTGGGCTCCAAACCCCGCAGCCAATCGGCACACGGTCGCCGCCCCCTCCTGCGGCAGGAGCGAATCGTGGGGGTTCCTTTGGAGCTGGACACCCAGACCCTCCCCTTCCACAGCAACCAGCGCTCCAACCCCGACAGcaaccccccgcccccggcccccccgcccccccagaaCCCCTGGCAGAACTGGACCCGCACGCCCAGCCCCTTCGAGGACCGGACCGCCTTCCCCTCCAAGCTGGACCTCACGCCCTCGTCCAGCCCCAACCCCGACCGCAAGGAGCTGGAGTCCAG GCTGGAGCAGGCAGGGGCCAGCCCACTGCCTGGCAACTGgagttaccatgacaaccaggAGCAGAACAGGAAGGAGCAGCTGAGTGTCGGCGGGGGCAACAAGGTAACGGTGGTGATGAGCAAGAGCTCGGAGCGCCTGTCGCCCATGATGAAGGAGATGCGCTCCAAGTTCAAGAAGTCCCAGAGCATCGACGAGATCGACATGGGCTCCTACAAGGTCTACAG CATTCCCATGGACAGCTACAGCTCGTCCATCGAGCAGCAGGCCAGCCTGGAGCGGCCGGACCTTCACGGCTCCATGGAGCAGAGCAACATGTCGCGCTCCCAGTCCGCCCCCATGCTGGACGACGAGATGGGCTTCAGCGGGAACGCCTCCAGCAACCACAACCACAGCCAGCAGGGCGGCGGCCAGAAGCCCGCCATCCCCCACAAGGCGTACCACTTCGACCACAACTACAACCCCCAG CAGGTGACCATGGACCGCAGGGCTCCGCCCCCTTTCCCGACCACGCCCGACTACGCCAACCACTCAGGGAAGGCCCTGGAGTACATGAACCAGCCGGGCAAGACCCTCCCCAAAGACATGGTGAGCCCCCGTTACCGCGGCTACCCGCCTCTGGAGATGTTCTCCTTCCCCCAGCCGCCAATCAACCAGGAGGGCCcgcccccccagcagcagcagcagcagcagcagcagcagcagcagcagcagcagcagcagcagccaatcCCGTCGCAGCGCTCCCGGCCGGGGTTCCTGCGGCGGGCCGACTCCCTGGTGAGCTCCACGGAGCTGGCCCTGTTCCGCAGGGTCCACGAGGCCCAGCAGGAGGCGCTGCAGGAGTCCCAGTACCGGCAGCAG gccgAGCCCCCCCACTACGGTCGCTCCCTGGCCTACTCCACCCTCATGGACCACTCCTCTGCCCTCGCCAACATGGCCGAGAGCCAGGGCCAGCTCATGCACAACAAGAGGAACGGTCGCTACGACGACGACTACTCTGCGTACCAGGAGCAGAAGAAGCCCATGATTGGCTACCCGACCAAGAGCCTGACTCAGCGTCGCCCCCTGTCGGCCAGGAGCTACAGCACAGAGACCTACGGCGCTTCCCAG GCGCGTCCGGTCTCCGCACGGCCCACCATGGCCGCCCTGCTGGAGAAGATGCCCCCCGACTACACGCTGGCCACCTGCCCCGAGAAGCCCTCCGAGGACACCATCAAGGTGCGGCCCGGGCCGCAGCCCAAGCCCGGTGACATCACCTCCAAGATGCCCGCCGACTGGAGGCAGCAGCTGCTCCGACACATCGAAGCCAAGAGGATGGACCGG AGTGGTGTCCTAAAGCACAACACGCTCACCCTGGGCATGCTCTGTCAGGGCGGGGTTCACGCCCAGGGCCGCAGCAGCACTTTGAACTTTAACCTTTacaataacattaagcatgcgccccctgctggccagtGGCTGCCACTACCGCCTCCTCCATCCGCTACCGCT aCGCCTCAGCAGGGTGCCATGCTGGACAACGACCAGGAGGGGGGGACAGCGAGCAGCCAGTGGGCTCTCTACTCCCTCGGCAGGCGGGACGTGCCGCCTGATAACGTCATGAAGAAG aATGTCCACGCCCACAACCCCTCCCACCAGCAGCACAACACCATGATGGTCACCTCCTCTTCCGGCTcctcggccacgccccctcaCCGCGGGATGGGCCAGCAGGGCTACGAGGGCGGGGCCATCAACAAGGGCGGCCAGTACCAGCAGGGGATGGTCATGGCCATCTCGCCCTCTGGGGGCGGGGGCCAATACCAAG CCCTGCCCCTCGCACTGACCTCTCCCAGCCAGCCCTACCCCGGCGGGGGGGTGTCCATGTCCATGACCCCCTCCGGCAACCAGCCCCAGTACGCCTCGCACCCGCCCTCCCTGCCGGCCACCAACCCCCAGTACCACAGTAACCACGGCAACCACGGCAACCACGGCAACCACGGCAACCACGGCAACCAGGGCATGGTCCACAGCGGACAGGCGGGCATGGGGACCCACACCAACCCGCGGCCCCAGAGCGCGCGCTGCCTCCTGCAGACCAAAGGGCAGAAGAGCATCGACGGCTTCCAGGACCAG atGTGCGTGCGGATAGAGAAGAACCCCGGTCTGGGTTTCAGTATCTCGGGGGGCATCAGCGGGCAGGGGAACCCCTTCAAGCCCTCCGACATG GGTATCTTTGTTACTAGGGTACAGCCTGACGGACCAGCCTCTGCCTCCCTGCGGCCGGGGGACAAGATCCTGCAG GCTAATGGACATAGTTTTTTACACATGGAGCACGAGACAGCCGTCTCTCTGCTGAAGAGCTTCCGGTGGGCGGTGGACTTGGTGGTTCTGAGGGACAGCAGCACATGCTAA